GTGAGGCCAGGCCGGCGTCGGCGATCGCCTGCTGCACCCCGAGCATCGCCACCTTGATCAGGTCGGCGGCCGAGCCCTGGATGGGAGCGTTGAGCGCCATCCGCTCCGCCATCTCGCGGCGCTGCCGGTTGTCGCTCGTCAGGTCCGGCAGGTAGCGCCGACGTCCCCAGATGGTCTCGGTGAAGCCGCTGCGCCGGGCCTCGTCGACGACGCCGGCGAGGTAGTCACGGACACCGCCGAAGGTCTCGAAGTACTCGTCCATCAGGCCGCGCGCCTCGCTCGGCTCGATGCGGAGCTGCTGACCCAGGCCGAACGCGGAGAGACCGTAGGCGAGGCCGTAGTTCATCGCCTTGATCTTGGCCCGCATCTCGGTGTTGACCTCGCCCGGCTCCACGTCGAACACACGCGCGGCTGTCACGGCGTGGAAGTCGCGACCGGACCGGAACGCCTCGATCAACAGGGTGTCCTGGGACAGGTGGGCCATGATCCGCATCTCGATCTGGCTGTAGTCGGCCGTCATCAGGCAGTCGAAACCGGGACCGACCACGAAGCCCTCACGGATCCGACGCCCCTCCTCGGTCCGGATCGGGATGTTCTGCAGGTTGGGCTCGGTGCTGGAGAGCCGGCCCGTCGCGGCGATGGTCTGGTTGAACGTCGTGTGGATCCGGCCGTCGGGGGCCACCGTCTTAAGCAGGCCCTCGATGGTCTGCCGCAGCCGGGCCACGTCGCGGTGGCGCAGCAGTGCCGTGAGGAAGGGGTGCTCGGTCTTCTCGTAGAGCGACTGCAGCGCGTCGGCGTCCGTGGTGTAGCCGGTCTTGGTGCGTTTGGTCTTCGGCATCCCGAGCTCGTCGAAGAGCACCACCTGCAGCTGCTTGGGCGATCCGAGGTTGATCTCCTTGCCGATCACGGCGAACGCGTCCTCGGCCGCCCGCTTCACCTCGCCGGCGAAGTGGGTCTCGAGGGACTCGAGGTGGTCGATGTCGACGGCGATGCCCACCCGCTCCATCCGGGCCAGCAGGTCGACCAGCGGCAGCTCGACCTCGGTGAGCAGGCGTCGACCACCGGCGCGCTCGACCTCGCCGTCGAGCGCCTCGGCGAGGTCGATGACGGCTCGCGCGTGCAGCATCGCCGTGGCACCCACGTCGGGACCGGTGTCGAAGAGCTCCCCCTGGTCGGTGTCCCCCTCGCCGCGCAGCTCGCGGCGGAGGTGGCGCAGCGTCAGGTCGGCCAGCGCGTAGGAGCGCTGCTCGGGCTGGGCGAGGTAGGCGGTCAGGGCCGTGTCGCTGACGACACCCCGCAGCTCCCAGCCGTGGCCGGCCAGCGCCAGGAGGGGTCCCTTGGCGTCGTGGAGCACCTTGGACCGCGCGGGATCGGCCAGCCAGGCGGCGAGCGCCGCCTCGTCGTCGGGGGTCAGCTCCGCCACGTCGATGTAGGCGGCACTCCCGTCGCTGGTGGCGACGGCGACCCCGTCGACGGAGCCGGTGCCCGCGCCCCAGCTGCCGCGGACGTGGACCCCCACGACCTCCTCGCCCAACGCCTCCAGGAACGGACCGACCTCATCGGCACCCAGGGTGCGGCCCTCGAGCTCGAACCCGCCCTCCTCGACGGGCTCCTCCTCCCCCAGCGCCTCGAGGGTGCGGGTGCGCAGCTCGCCGCGGAACTCGAGCTCGTCGAAGCGCTCCAGCGCCGCGTGGCGGTCCCAGCCCCGGTGGAGGAGGTCGTCGGGTTGCAGCCCCAGCTGGAGGTCGCGCACGAGCTCGTTGAGCCGCCGGTTGCGCATGACGTCGGCGAGATGGGCGCGCAGCGCCTCACCCTTCTTGCCGGTGATCTCGTCGGCCCGGGCGATCACGTTGTCGAGCCCGTCGTAGGTCGTGAGCCACTTGGCCGCGAACCCCTGGCCCACACCCGGGACACCCGGCAGGTTGTCGGACGTCTCGCCGACGAGCGCGGCGAGCTCGGGGTAGCGGGCCGGCGGCACGCCGTACTTGGCCTCGACGGCCTCGGGCGTCATCCGCGCCAGCTCCGAGACGCCGCGCATGGGGTAGAGGACGGTGCAGGAGTCGGTCACCAGCTGCAGCGAGTCACGGTCACCGGTGAGGATGAGGACCTCGAGCCCCTCCCGCGCGGCCTGGGTGGCGAGCGTGGCGATGATGTCGTCGGCCTCGTAGCCCTCCTTCTCCAGGTGGGGGATCCCGAAGGCGTCGAGCACGCTGCGGATCAGCGGCAGCTGCGAGGAGAACTCGGTCGGGGTCTTGCTGCGGCCGGCCTTGTAGTCGGCGTACTCGTCGAGCCGGAACGTGTGGCGGGACTTGTCGAAGGCGACCGCTACGTGGGTGGGCTGCTCGTCGCGCAGCACGTTGACGAGCATCGAGGTGAAGCCGTAGACCGCGTTGGTGTGCTGGCCGGTCGCGGTGGAGAAGTTCTCGACCGGCAGGGCGAAGAAGGCGCGGTAGGCCAACGAGTGACCGTCGAGCAGGAGCAGGCGTGGCGAGGTTGTCTGGGTCCCAGGCACGTCGCGACTCTAGTCGCCGGGACCGACGGCGCCGGTGCGGGTCAGGTGGCCGACGGCGTACGACGCATCGAGCGGCGCGCGGCGAGGACCTGGGTCAGGTGGCGACCCCGGGCGCGGGCTGCGGGGTCGTTGGCATGGAGCCGTGCCTTGACCGTGGCGGTGGCGGCGACGCGGAGCGTGGCCGCCGGGCCGAGGGCCAGCCGGGCCATGAAGCGGTTGGACTCCCGGGAGCCGCTCTCGACCGCGGTCCCGACGTGCCCGATGCCGAGCTCCTCCGCAAAGGCGACCGCGGACTCCATCAACGCGCTGCCGACACCGTGCCGCCGGAACTCCGGCAGGACGTGGGGCGAGATCGCCAGCACCACGCGCTCGAGGTTGACCGGGCTCCACGTGGTCGCGCGCAGGTAGACCGCGCCGACGACCCGGTCGTCGAGGACACCCACGACGATCTGCTCCTCGGGCATCGCGGAGACGCGGTCGACCACGTTGCGCACGTCGTCGAGCTGCTGGGCGTGGTCGCCCCGCCGCAGCGCGTCGCCCCACAGGGCGACGAGAGCCTCGGCGTCGGAGTCGACCGCCGATCGGAGCAGCACCTGTGACCGCATCTCGACCTTCTTCTCCCTGCCCGGCCTCGTGTCCCCCGAACCAGGCACCTGGCGGGAGACTACGCTCAGCCTCCGCTGCACGGCAGAGGAGACCCCCTTGTTCCCCGGAATCGGCACCCTGGTCAACGTCGTCGCCGTCCTGGTCGGCGCCGGCCTCGGCGTGGCGCTGGGCCACCGGCTCTCCGAGCGCACCCGCGACGTGGTGACCGACGGGCTGGGTCTGGTGACACTGCTCATCGCCGGTCTGTCCGCGCTGGCGGTGACCGATCCGGAGCTGTCCGCGCTGATCGGCGACAGCGCCCCGATGCTGGTGGTCCTGGGCTCGGTGCTGGTGGGCGGCATCGTGGGGTCGCTGCTCCGCCTCGAGCAGCGCGTGGAAGGACTCGGCGGGTGGCTCCAGCAGCGCCTGACGTCCGGCACGGGCTCGGCGGAGCGGCACCGGTTCGTCGAGGGGTTCGTAGTCGCCTCGCTGGTCTTCTGCACCGGTCCGCTGACGATCCTCGGCGCCCTCAACGACGGACTCGGCCGGGGCGCCGAGGAGCTGTTCCTCAAGTCCGCCCTGGACGGCTTCGCCGCCCTCGCCTTCGCCGCTGCCTTCGGCTGGGGTGTCGCGGCCAGCGTGCTGACCGTCGTGGCGGTCCAGGGCAGCCTGACGGTGCTCGGTGTCCTGCTCGGCGACGTGCTCCCCGACGCCCACGTCTCCGCGCTCACGGCCGTGGGCGGCCTGCTCCTCGTGGGTGTGGCCCTGCGGCTGCTGCGGGTGCGGGAGATCCCGGTGGCCGACCTGCTGCCGGCCCTGTTGGTCGCCCCGTTCCTCGTGTCGCTCGTCGCCGCAATCAGGTAACGGCCCAGTAACGGCTCCGTGCCGCCGACCTGTGACGCGGTTCACTCGGTATTGTTCCGGGGGCACCACGCCACTCGGGCGTCGGAACGGAGGCATCTTGCACATCTTCAGGAACGGTCTCGAGCGCGAGTTCGGACACCGTCGGCGACGACACCGCGCCTCCATCCTCATGTCGCTGCTCATGCTGGGGACCCTGCTGCTCGGCGGCGTCATCGCTCCCGCCACGGCGGCCGCCTCCGGCGAGGGGACGTCCACGGGCACGGCGTGCGCCCTCCCCGAGCCCACCGACGACGACACCATCTCGATCCTCGGCCGGATCTGCGACCGGCGCGAGTCGCCGGCGGTCGGCGTCGAGGGCGTCAGCGTCACCGTCGAGGACGAAGAGGGCGCGGTCGTCGGCGAGGCCACCAGCGCCGCCGACGGGACCTTCGTGATCGACCTGCCCGGCGAGCCCATCTCGCTGCTGGGCTCGGACTTCACGGTCACGCTCGACGAGGACTCGCTGCCCGAGGACACCGAGCCGGAGGTCCTCTCCCGCACGGTGCCCATCAACCTCGACAACGACCAGTCGGTCACGTTCCCGGTGGGCGAGCTGACCGGCGGCGCCGCAGGGTCACTGACCCAGGCCCTCCAGCTCTTCGTCGGCGGTCTGGTCTTCTCCTCGCTCCTGGCGATGGCGGCACTGGGTCTGTCGATGATCTTCGGCACGACCGGCCTGACCAACTTCTCCCACGGCGAGCTCGTGACCTTCGGCGCGATCATCGCCTTCGCCTTCGACCAGCTCCCCGGTCAGGTCAGCATCGGCGGGCTCAACGTCACGATCATCGTCGGCGTCCTCATCGCGTTCGCTGCCTCAGCGGCCTTCGGCTGGCTCAACGACACCGTCCTGTGGCGCCCGCTGCGACGGCGTGGGACCGGCGTCATCGCGATGATGATCGTCAGCATCGGTCTCTCGCTCTTCCTGCGGAACCTCTACCAGTACTTCACCGGCGCGCAGAGCCAGAACTACTCGCAGTACGCCTCGGTCACCCCCTGGCGGATCGGTCCGCTCCTCGTGACGCCCAAGGAGATCGTCGTCTTCCTGGTGGCGATGACCGTCCTGGTGATCACCACGTCGCTGCTGCGCTACACCCGCATCGGCAAGGCGACTCGAGCCGTCGCGGACAACCCGGCACTCTCGTCGGCCACCGGCATCAACGTGGAACGGGTCATCACGTTCGTCTGGATCGGCGGCGCCGCGCTCGCGGGCTTCGCGGGTGCACTGCTCGGCCTCACCCAGGGCTTCGACTTCCAGATAGGCTTCAAGCTGCTGCTGCTGATCTTCGCGGCGGTCGTGCTCGGCGGTCTGGGGACCATCTGGGGCGCCATCGTCGGCGCCTTCATCATCGGCATCTTCACCGAGCTCACCACGCTCTTCGTGCCGGCGGAGTTCAAGTTCGTCGGCGCTCTGCTGGTGATGATCATCATGCTGCTCATCCGACCGCAAGGCCTGCTCGGCCGAGCCACGCGGGTCGGCTGAGGGAGGAGACAGACATGGACTTCGCAAACCTCATCGGCTTCTCCCTCCAGCAGGCGTTCGGCCCGACGGCGATCCTGCTGTGCCTCGCGGCCATCGGCCTCAACGTCCACTTCGGCTACACCGGCCTGCTCAACTTCGGCCAGGCCGGCTTCATGATGGTCGCCGGCTACTCCGTCGGCGGGGCGGTGACGATCTTCTCCTCCTCGCTGTGGATCGGTCTGATCGTCGGCCTGCTGCTCTGCGTGCTGCTCGCGCTGCTGCTGGGCATCCCGACACTGCGGCTCCGGGCTGACTACCTCGCCATCGTCACCATCGCCGCGGCCGAGGTGATCAGGCAGACGATCGGCGCAGCCGCGTTCTCCGACACCTTCGGGGGGCAGGACGGCATCACCGACTTCATCGCCGGCTTCCGCGCCACGAACCCCTACGAGGGTCGCAAGGGGATCCCCGGGCTGGTCACGTGGAGTGCCTACGACTTCTACGTGATGACCGTCGGCTGGGGCCTGGTTGCCCTGTGCTGCATCGTCATCTTCCTGCTCATGCGCAGCCCCTGGGGCCGGGTGCTCAAGTCGATCCGCGAGGACGAGGACGCCGTTCGCTCGCTGGGCAAGAACGTCTACGCCTACAAGATGCAGGCGCTCATCATCGGTGGTGTCATCGGCGGCCTCGCCGGCGTCGTCACCGCCCTGAGGTCGGCCGCCGTCGGTCCCTCGTTCTTCGCCACCGACGTGACCTTCTTCGCCTACACCGTGCTGCTGATCGGCGGCGCCGCCCGCGTCCTCGGACCCGTGGTCGGCGCGGTCATCTTCTGGTTCCTCATCAACTTCACCGGCGCCTTCTTCAGCCAGGCGACCCGTGAGGGGATCATCCCCACCTGGATCATGGACCAGAACCAGGCCAGCCTCACCCGCTTCATCATCGTCGGGCTGGGCCTGATGCTCTTGATGATCTACCGACCACAAGGGATCTTCGGAGACCGAAGGGAGCTGGCCATCGATGCCCGCTGACGTGTCCACACCCGATGAGCCGTCCTCGACCACGGTCGCCGACCACAACGTCACGGGGGTCGACGTCTCAGCCGCCCGGCGAGCGCTCGACCAGGTCGACCGCGAGCCCGGCGCGGCCAAGCCCGACCCGATCGTGGTCGCCGACGGGATCAAGCGCCAGTTCGGCGGCCTGACCGCCGTCGACGTCGAGCACGTCGAGATCCAGCGTGGCGTCATCACCGCCCTGATCGGCCCGAACGGTGCCGGCAAGACCACGTTCTTCAACGTGCTGACCGGCTTCGACCGGCCCAACACCGGGACCTGGTCGTTCAACGGCCAGGGGCTCAACAAGGTGCCGGCGTACAAGGTCTCGCGAATGGGGATGGTCCGCACCTTCCAGCTCACCAAGGTGCTCTCCAAGCTGACCGTGATCGAGAACATGCGCGTCGGCGCCACCGGCCAGCGGGGTGAAGGCCTGCTGTCGGCGATGTTCGCGCCGCTGTGGCGCTCGCAGGAGGACGAGGTCACCGCCAAGGCGGACGGCCTGCTGGAGCGATTCCTGCTCAGCAAGAAGCGCGAGGACTTCGCCGGGTCGCTCTCCGGCGGCCAGCGCAAGCTCCTGGAGATGGCCCGCGCGCTGATGGCAGAACCCGAGCTGGTGATGCTCGACGAGCCGATGGCGGGCGTCAACCCCGCCTTGAAGCAGTCGCTGCTGGGCCACGTGAAGTCGCTGCGTGACGAGGGGCGAACCGTCCTCTTCGTCGAGCACGACATGGACATGGTCCGTGACATCTCCGACTGGGTCATCGTGATGGCCCAGGGGCAGATCGTCGCCGAGGGACCGCCCGACACCGTGATGAGCGACCAGCGGGTCATCGACGCCTACCTCGGGTCCCACCACGACCAGGACCTCAGCGAGGACGTGGAGGCGACCATCCTCGCCGAGGCCCAGGCCGAGGTCGATGCCGACGCCCAACACCGCAAGGAGAAGAAGTCGTGACCGAGTCGGAGACTCCCACCATCGACCGCAGCGCCCACCTGGCGGCGGCCGAGGGGGCCGTGCTGCGCGCGGACGACCTGATCGCCGGCTACCTGCCGGGGGTGAACATCCTCAACGGCTCCGACCTCTACTGCCAGGAGGGAGAGCTGGTCGGGATCATCGGGCCCAACGGGGCCGGCAAGTCCACCCTGCTCAAGGCTCTCTTCGGGCTGGTGAAGGTGCACTCCGGGACGGTGACGCTCAAGGGCCAGGACATCACCAACGAGCGTGCCGACCAGCTGGTGACCAAGGGCATCGGGTTCGTGCCCCAGACCAACAACGTGTTCCCCTCGCTGACCATCCAGGAGAACCTGGAGATGGGCGTGTTCCAGCGCCCTGGGTCCTTCCGCAAGCGGTTCGAGTTCGTCGGCGACCTCTTCCCGCCCCTGATGGACCGGCGCAACCAGCGTGCCGGTTCCCTCTCCGGCGGTGAACGCCAGATGGTGGCGATGGGCCGAGCCCTCATGATGGAGCCCTCGGTGCTGCTGCTCGACGAGCCGTCGGCCGGTCTCTCCCCCGTCATGCAGGACGAGGTGTTCGTCCAGACGCGGCGCATCAACCGCGCCGGGGTCTCGGTGATCATGGTGGAGCAGAACGCCAGCCGCTGCCTGCAGATCAGCGACCGGGGCTACGTGCTCGACCAGGGCCGCAACGCCTACACCGGCACCGGCCGCGAGCTCGCCAAGGACCCGAAGGTGATCGAGCTCTACCTCGGCACCCTCGGCAAGAAGGCCTGAGCCACAGCACTCCCCGTCACACCAGGAACCCCCGGCCCGTGGGCCGGGGGTTCCTGCGTCGTGCCCGGGGGTGCCTGTCGGTCGCGCGAGGGCGCTGCTCTCGCCCAGACATGGAAGAACCCCCCGGTCCTGCGACCGGGGGGTTCTCCGTTGTCAGGCGAGCGTCACTCGACCAGTCCGGAGACGGTGTCGATCTGCTCGTACTGGTTCTTGTTGTCGTACTCGAAGACGCCGATCGTTCCCGACG
The genomic region above belongs to Nocardioides coralli and contains:
- the polA gene encoding DNA polymerase I — translated: MPGTQTTSPRLLLLDGHSLAYRAFFALPVENFSTATGQHTNAVYGFTSMLVNVLRDEQPTHVAVAFDKSRHTFRLDEYADYKAGRSKTPTEFSSQLPLIRSVLDAFGIPHLEKEGYEADDIIATLATQAAREGLEVLILTGDRDSLQLVTDSCTVLYPMRGVSELARMTPEAVEAKYGVPPARYPELAALVGETSDNLPGVPGVGQGFAAKWLTTYDGLDNVIARADEITGKKGEALRAHLADVMRNRRLNELVRDLQLGLQPDDLLHRGWDRHAALERFDELEFRGELRTRTLEALGEEEPVEEGGFELEGRTLGADEVGPFLEALGEEVVGVHVRGSWGAGTGSVDGVAVATSDGSAAYIDVAELTPDDEAALAAWLADPARSKVLHDAKGPLLALAGHGWELRGVVSDTALTAYLAQPEQRSYALADLTLRHLRRELRGEGDTDQGELFDTGPDVGATAMLHARAVIDLAEALDGEVERAGGRRLLTEVELPLVDLLARMERVGIAVDIDHLESLETHFAGEVKRAAEDAFAVIGKEINLGSPKQLQVVLFDELGMPKTKRTKTGYTTDADALQSLYEKTEHPFLTALLRHRDVARLRQTIEGLLKTVAPDGRIHTTFNQTIAATGRLSSTEPNLQNIPIRTEEGRRIREGFVVGPGFDCLMTADYSQIEMRIMAHLSQDTLLIEAFRSGRDFHAVTAARVFDVEPGEVNTEMRAKIKAMNYGLAYGLSAFGLGQQLRIEPSEARGLMDEYFETFGGVRDYLAGVVDEARRSGFTETIWGRRRYLPDLTSDNRQRREMAERMALNAPIQGSAADLIKVAMLGVQQAIADAGLASRMLLQVHDELVLEVAEGEREQLEGLVRDQMGSAAELLVPLDVSVGTGRSWHEAAH
- a CDS encoding ABC transporter ATP-binding protein produces the protein MTESETPTIDRSAHLAAAEGAVLRADDLIAGYLPGVNILNGSDLYCQEGELVGIIGPNGAGKSTLLKALFGLVKVHSGTVTLKGQDITNERADQLVTKGIGFVPQTNNVFPSLTIQENLEMGVFQRPGSFRKRFEFVGDLFPPLMDRRNQRAGSLSGGERQMVAMGRALMMEPSVLLLDEPSAGLSPVMQDEVFVQTRRINRAGVSVIMVEQNASRCLQISDRGYVLDQGRNAYTGTGRELAKDPKVIELYLGTLGKKA
- a CDS encoding ABC transporter permease subunit gives rise to the protein MHIFRNGLEREFGHRRRRHRASILMSLLMLGTLLLGGVIAPATAAASGEGTSTGTACALPEPTDDDTISILGRICDRRESPAVGVEGVSVTVEDEEGAVVGEATSAADGTFVIDLPGEPISLLGSDFTVTLDEDSLPEDTEPEVLSRTVPINLDNDQSVTFPVGELTGGAAGSLTQALQLFVGGLVFSSLLAMAALGLSMIFGTTGLTNFSHGELVTFGAIIAFAFDQLPGQVSIGGLNVTIIVGVLIAFAASAAFGWLNDTVLWRPLRRRGTGVIAMMIVSIGLSLFLRNLYQYFTGAQSQNYSQYASVTPWRIGPLLVTPKEIVVFLVAMTVLVITTSLLRYTRIGKATRAVADNPALSSATGINVERVITFVWIGGAALAGFAGALLGLTQGFDFQIGFKLLLLIFAAVVLGGLGTIWGAIVGAFIIGIFTELTTLFVPAEFKFVGALLVMIIMLLIRPQGLLGRATRVG
- a CDS encoding branched-chain amino acid ABC transporter permease, translating into MDFANLIGFSLQQAFGPTAILLCLAAIGLNVHFGYTGLLNFGQAGFMMVAGYSVGGAVTIFSSSLWIGLIVGLLLCVLLALLLGIPTLRLRADYLAIVTIAAAEVIRQTIGAAAFSDTFGGQDGITDFIAGFRATNPYEGRKGIPGLVTWSAYDFYVMTVGWGLVALCCIVIFLLMRSPWGRVLKSIREDEDAVRSLGKNVYAYKMQALIIGGVIGGLAGVVTALRSAAVGPSFFATDVTFFAYTVLLIGGAARVLGPVVGAVIFWFLINFTGAFFSQATREGIIPTWIMDQNQASLTRFIIVGLGLMLLMIYRPQGIFGDRRELAIDAR
- a CDS encoding ABC transporter ATP-binding protein → MPADVSTPDEPSSTTVADHNVTGVDVSAARRALDQVDREPGAAKPDPIVVADGIKRQFGGLTAVDVEHVEIQRGVITALIGPNGAGKTTFFNVLTGFDRPNTGTWSFNGQGLNKVPAYKVSRMGMVRTFQLTKVLSKLTVIENMRVGATGQRGEGLLSAMFAPLWRSQEDEVTAKADGLLERFLLSKKREDFAGSLSGGQRKLLEMARALMAEPELVMLDEPMAGVNPALKQSLLGHVKSLRDEGRTVLFVEHDMDMVRDISDWVIVMAQGQIVAEGPPDTVMSDQRVIDAYLGSHHDQDLSEDVEATILAEAQAEVDADAQHRKEKKS
- a CDS encoding DUF554 domain-containing protein: MFPGIGTLVNVVAVLVGAGLGVALGHRLSERTRDVVTDGLGLVTLLIAGLSALAVTDPELSALIGDSAPMLVVLGSVLVGGIVGSLLRLEQRVEGLGGWLQQRLTSGTGSAERHRFVEGFVVASLVFCTGPLTILGALNDGLGRGAEELFLKSALDGFAALAFAAAFGWGVAASVLTVVAVQGSLTVLGVLLGDVLPDAHVSALTAVGGLLLVGVALRLLRVREIPVADLLPALLVAPFLVSLVAAIR
- a CDS encoding GNAT family N-acetyltransferase, yielding MRSQVLLRSAVDSDAEALVALWGDALRRGDHAQQLDDVRNVVDRVSAMPEEQIVVGVLDDRVVGAVYLRATTWSPVNLERVVLAISPHVLPEFRRHGVGSALMESAVAFAEELGIGHVGTAVESGSRESNRFMARLALGPAATLRVAATATVKARLHANDPAARARGRHLTQVLAARRSMRRTPSAT